CGGGCACACTTGTGGCAGTGGAGTCAAGTTGAGGAGTCCATCTGTATCAAAGAAGATTGTAAATCACCTTATTCATGATTATGTCATGCATAACCCACTTATCAAGCCTCGGGAGATTGCAGATTACATCAAAGTTGGGGCTGGTGTTAACATCAAGTATCACCATGCATACCATGGGTTAGAACTTTCACACCAGGAGATTTTTGGCAATGATGTGAAGTCTTATACCAATCTGGTCTGGTGGGTTAATGCTTTGAAGGAAACAAATTTAGGATCTTATATGGATTTTCAGTTTAATGATGCAACTAAGAAACTCGAAAGGTCGTTTATTGCAATCGGTGCTTTTATTGAAGGTTATAAGTTTTGTCGACCAATGATCTTTTGCGATGCAACTTTTCTAACTGGTAGATTCAAAGGCGGATTGATGGTTGCGACTTGTCTTAATGGCTATCAAAGCAAGTGCTATTTTCCTCTTTTATTGTTACAGTTCATTGGTTATGTACTGTTTTTTTTTGTAGTATAGCATATATGTACTGTTTAGTTTATGACAGTATGACACATATGTACTGTTTTTAGTTTATTAGTTATGTACTGTTCAGTTTACGATGGTctatcatatatgtactgcatttTTTTATGCAGGGTTTTATCCTTTAGCATATGCATTAGTCCctggagaagatgttgataaTTGGGATTGGTTTATGCGTAATCTCCAGAAAGTTTTTGATGATCCCCCATCACATTTGTGACTGATTATGGTGAAGGACTATTGAGGGAAATTCCTAATGTTTTCCCTAAAGCTCATCGTGGTTATTGTTACTGCGACTATCCCATTAGGAAATCAGATGAGAAATTTAAAGATGATATTGTTTCAAAAAAAGTTGCGTATGCTCTTTCACTAGCTAGGTATGAAGAAGCACTGAGAGAAATGGAATTGACGGGAAGGGATTGGGTTGAAAAATATTGCGCAATATTCCTAGGGATAATTGGTCAAGCGCATTCTTCCTTGGTTGTAGGTTTGGTCAGGCTACATTAAGTGTTGATGAGTCATTCAATAATTGGATTCGGCGTGAAAAGAGGTTGCTTGCCCGCACTCTTGTTGACATGAtcagggttttttttttgtgctcATTAAATGTATTGtattttagattttgtttttacAAATGCTCATTGTGTTTCATATACATGTTACGCATTATGGAGTTGTATCAGAACGCCGCGAACTCAGCCTTCTGATAGGAACCTGAATTCCTCACTCCTACCTCTCAAGTgttacctgacccgacatcagaagtagtagaccttgatatttctgtattccgcaaggaatttgaagaatatatcaaaatatgatgagtgcctatgtctctcttcatattgtattgaaactcaagatcctagatgaattgttcactagtatagagcctaatgagtatttaagctcctagttgtgATGTCGGGGCTGCTGCataataagctcctagctgcattattcactagtgccggagcctgctgagtatttatcctgtgctatgttcccggctgaactcttaatattgacatgatatgacaattaatgttcactctcagctggGTAGCACGAATTTCCCAAAGTGTTAGGATTAAGGTGCGGATGAAGGTACTCATCCGGGGACGCGCTAGATGCGCTGCTCTCCagaataaaaattagtgattttgtatcaacgtgcaaaattcactaaaaaaattgattaattttgtgtcgattcacaaaattcaatttttgacctaattttgccAATTtataaaaattaggttttttgccccAAAACGGAGCATGCAcgatatctcgatccctattgatcgagactaaacctaggcaagctaggaaaacGTCCCCTGGAGCTAGTAGAAATACAATTCTACCAAAAATCGGAAACCAGGAAGAAAAAGGGAAACCAGggagaaacgatcacggccatacGACTTGGCCGGTCAATTTGGCAAGCCTGGCCCCTTCCTGGCGCGACCAAACAAGTTCCATGGTGTTCACGAGCGGTCCCTCTATTATCCAGGTCAATCAGAATTCTCCTAACCCGCATGAAGTGTTCAAAATTACCAGCCAAAATAAGCCAGTCGAGCGGCCCCAAAAGGGTCTTAAATAGGCCAAGACCTCCCATGCCAGTTTTAAATTGACCACAACCGCTCAACTTAGCCGGACGAATTAGCTGGCTTAAATTCAATCCTGGACGACCAATGAGGTGTCACTATGCTCACCGATGACCCGTCTTTGGCCTTGACCAATCACGTCGCTCCTAGCCCGCACGTACTACTCTGAATCATAGGCCAAAGTAGGCTGGTCATGCCACTTATAAAATCTCAAACAAATTCAACGGCAAccaacaactgccgcaaatcatcacAACCGTTGAAGTTAACCGGCTgatttgaccggcctagatttaaCTTGAGCTAACCAATGAGGTGCCATGATGACCACCGGTCATCCCTCTCCCATGAGGACCTGTGACCCAGTCCTCAAACTATACGAGATAACTCCTGGAAGCCTCTCAAGGATAGCCGGTCATGATCCTTATAAGACCATGAAATCCACGACTGGTCTAGACAGGCTATGaacaacgatgctttacatgcatcgattataCTTAAACTACTTACTTaacaacgatgctttacatgcatcgattacagatgatattttataaatatcgattttacaaaaaatttaattatttaacctaaaagcaccacATGTTATTTTCTGAGCACCGGCTCATAACAAATCTTATTTGTACGGCTTGACTTAGTCAAGGGCCTCATCCAGGTAAATCAAATTATATGAGTAGGCTTTTACCTGGGATCCTTAGTAATATAAATCATGCCAGTCATGACTAAGTTCTTTTTCCtacaaatactcgagacatcaaacatgtcataactGGGGAATgcacatcagggtattggtttggcggtttacaacgtgcagcgtgcaacacgcccattaagaGAAAGTTCATGTAATAACGAATAAGTGACAGGTAGAGGAGTAGTGGGAGTACAAACCGACCATTCTTCCCATAACTACAAGACACGATTTTCATCACTCACCCATGATCTCCACTACTTCACAACTCTCACTTCCA
This genomic stretch from Papaver somniferum cultivar HN1 chromosome 5, ASM357369v1, whole genome shotgun sequence harbors:
- the LOC113279447 gene encoding uncharacterized protein LOC113279447, whose protein sequence is MIHAVAIDAACDVFRIKKYVGGHTCGSGVKLRSPSVSKKIVNHLIHDYVMHNPLIKPREIADYIKVGAGVNIKYHHAYHGLELSHQEIFGNDVKSYTNLVWWVNALKETNLGSYMDFQFNDATKKLERSFIAIGAFIEGFYPLAYALVPGEDVDNWDWFMRLLREIPNVFPKAHRGYCYCDYPIRKSDEKFKDDIVSKKVAYALSLARFGQATLSVDESFNNWIRREKRLLARTLVDMIRLLKEHIQIGRVWNVTQVSDNVYEVHSSRSHTIISKIITTKLSALSFLRTYEF